A single region of the Vanessa atalanta chromosome Z, ilVanAtal1.2, whole genome shotgun sequence genome encodes:
- the LOC125076112 gene encoding protein RCC2 homolog, translated as MSNNGNRKRVAPPSGRPYKVRKPRKHQSEDEDSNDSSTSDQAQEPQREPSPLPDEPTEKLPEELLKTFYKNPGILMIAGLVSWDLVAKRDNNPSKKTHPNLYTFHKFTDRKYRLIVSGCSAGHSILVSDEGEAYTFGRNTCGQLGFGDTTTRNVPEAVPTLKGFNIIQAAAGRNHSLFVTDTGTVYACGDNKSGQCGLGNTTPQILKPTRIRYTGAPVVKVGCGAEFSMILDCNGALHSFGLPEYGQLGHNTDGKYFLTSTKLSYHFETVPKHIAFFFEKSKDGHVTPIKDVVIVDFSCGNNHTVAIDSSKRAFSWGFGGFGRLGHAEQKDESVPRLIKYFDSHARGVRSVHCGATYSLAVNELGALFMFGQTKRTGEANMYPKPVQDLTGWNIRSVGTSNTSIVIAADDSLIAWGVSPTYGELGTGDINKSTARPKEVSRMDGLNITQVAMGYSHTLLLCDSSTEEVKLKLASMPTFDP; from the exons ATGTCGAACAATGGGAACCGTAAAAGAGTAGCACCCCCCTCTGGACGTCCATATAAAGTTCGAAAACCACGTAAACACCAATCTGAAGATGAAGATAGTAATGATTCTTCAACATCAGATCAAGCCCAAGAACCACAAAGAGAACCTTCACCATTACCAGATGAACCGACTGAAAAGTTACCAGaa gaGCTTTTAAAGACGTTTTATAAAAATCCAGGAATCCTCATGATAGCTGGACTAGTTTCGTGGGATTTAGTTGCAAAGAGAGACAACAACCCATCAAAAAAGACTCAtcctaatttatatacattccaTAAATTTACAGATCGCAAG tacaGACTAATAGTTAGTGGATGCAGTGCTGGTCATTCAATTCTTGTGTCTGATGAGGGAGAAGCATATACTTTTG GGCGTAATACGTGTGGCCAACTTGGGTTTGGTGACACAACAACTAGAAATGTTCCAGAGGCAGTGCCCACTCTCAAAGGCTTCAATATAATTCAGGCTGCGGCCGGCAGAAACCACAGCTTGTTTGTGACAG ATACGGGCACTGTATATGCTTGTGGAGACAACAAGAGCGGCCAGTGTGGTCTAGGGAACACCACACCTCAGATACTCAAACCCACCCGTATCAGATACAC AGGGGCTCCTGTTGTCAAGGTTGGTTGTGGAGCTGAATTCTCCATGATATTGGATTGCAATGGAGCTTTGCATTCCTTTGGTCTTCCAGAGTATGGGCAATTAg GTCACAACACCGACGGAAAGTATTTCTTGACGTCCACAAAGCTCTCGTATCATTTCGAAACCGTACCGAAACATATTGCATTCTTTTTCGAAAAGTCTAAAGACGGTCACGTGACGCCGATCAAAGATGTCGTCATTGTAGACTTCTCCTGTGGAAACAACCACACG GTGGCAATAGACTCATCGAAGCGGGCGTTCAGTTGGGGCTTCGGTGGCTTCGGTCGTCTTGGTCACGCAGAGCAGAAGGATGAGAGCGTGCCTCGTCTCATCAAGTACTTCGACTCGCACGCGCGTGGGGTACGCTCCGTGCACTGCGGAGCTACATACAGCCTTGCTGTCAACGAACTAG GTGCACTTTTCATGTTTGGACAAACTAAACGCACCGGCGAAGCCAACATGTACCCTAAGCCTGTGCAAGACCTTACAg GCTGGAACATACGCAGTGTGGGAACAAGTAACACATCGATTGTAATAGCTGCTGATGACTCCTTGATTGCTTGGGGTGTTTCGCCTACTTACGGGGAGTTG GGTACTGGTGACATAAACAAATCGACAGCTAGACCTAAGGAAGTCAGTCGAATGGATGGATTGAACATTACCCAAGTTGCTATGGGTTATTCTCATACTCTGCTACTGTGCGACAGTTCAACAGAGGAAGTGAAGTTGAAACTGGCCTCTATGCCCACTTTCGACCCTTAG